AACTTGTATCAGCTTTCCACTTACATCCCTTACATCTGTATGCGGTCGCTTCAAAGGGTAGATGGAGGCTTCAAGGAATGGATGGAGTGTAATGAGCCCATTGATAATATACACTGTGTTGAGTAATATACACTGCAGTCCAATTCAGCTCCCAAACATTGCGCTGAGGTCTCGGTGTTGAGTTGCTCAGAGTTTTCAATAGTCGGATTTGCTGCTCCAGTCTTTTGGGTCTGGAGTTTGCCTCTGCTGAGCAACTGGACCTCAAGAGGTCAACCATGAGCCAGTTCTGGGCTCCATGGTATAAGAAGAGACAGGGACAGATTGGAAAGTCCAATGGAAGGCCACAAAGACGCTGTAGAAGCATCTTCCTTATGAGAGGAAGAGagtctggagcagaggaggctcaggggatCCTATCCATGGCCATAAATACCCATAGGGTGCTGCAAAGTGGATGGAAACAGTGGTGCCCAACACCAGGACAAGAGGGACTGGGATCAACTGGTAACCAGGAGCTCGATGTACCCATCAGGAAGCACTGCTGTGGCAGAATGTTGGTAGCAGTGGCTAagagttgtggagtctcctcaAAGTTCTTCATAATCCCGTGGATATAATCCTGGAGAACCTGCTTTGGGCATCTGTTTGAGCagaggttggaccagatgacatCAAGAGGTGCCTTCCAATCTCAACAGCCATTGGGCGAGCTAACATTTGTGTAGGAGAGCCACAGCCACCAGTGCacaatagagaagaaaaactgttccAGCTTTTTTGAGCCTTAATGCATCCACGATAAATGCCTGATACCAAAGCAGCGTGAAGACTCTAAAGACTAGAAGAGACGATAGATCTATCAACAGACTATTCCAAGGAACTCGAAGTCTGATGGCTGATTCCATTGGCTTTCCTCTGTGACCATGGAGGTGATGGGATGGAGCACGCTGCTGTCTCGCTGCCTTATCTGTTCAATGTTACTCTTTGTTATCATGGAAGAACTCAAGGCAGCCTCTTCTCAGGAGTACTGTGGACAATGTTTAATaacaagaaatgttttcttctctctgaaagTGATGGAATACAGTGCCTTACAGGCCCAGCAGTGAGCGCCATCCTCTTGGATGCTTTTTAAAGAGGAACACAATCagattttggttttggtttttttttcccataaacaAGCGCTGCAAAGATCTaaggatggagaaagaaaaaaccatacaaaaaaagccaccaccATAAATACACAACATCTCTTACCCAGACTTTTGCTGGGAATGGGTGCAAGTCTTTTCAGTGTGGGGCTCCGTTTTTGGCTGCACAATTCCAAAGCTCAGCAAAAAGGATTTAAAAGCACCCCTCTATTACAAACCTGAATAGGATTAGAGAAGAACACACGTAGCTCAGAAAGGCACATGATTtattctttaacatttttatccATTCCGTGCAACGTTTCTGGATGATATTTGATTCAAACCTTTCACTCGTTGCTACTGGCCCATGGGTACTCCCATGGGCGTTGACATTCCAAAGGCTTTGGTGCTAGAATTAGGCATAGGATGCCACAAAATGAGGACGTGGCCTGCTGCTGAGTGTTGGTGATGGGTGACATCAGTCCTGTCATCACTGAAGGCACAGGGCCGGCAGGGCCACTGAGgtcagcaaggaagaaaatgcattgctCCCAATGCAACACGGTGGACATGGCTTGACATGGCTCCCTCGTCACCTCCCAGCTCTATCTGCCCCATTCTTTTGACCACAGCTTTGCAGTGAGGGGACCACAAGCAGTTCCTGTACAGtcctcagagcagcagataACCATTAGAACCATCCAAATTAATCACCTGGTCTtccaaacagcagaaatgctggaCTGAGTGCTGGGGGGTGATTTGGGGTACCCCTCACTGGCTAGCGTGCTGCAGCTCCGTGAGGAGGAGTTGCAGCTTCTCTGTTAATGCCACCTGGAGAAGAAGCAAAAAGGGACAGTGAGTGTGGCTCCATGGGGTCACTGTAGGTCTGTGGGGGCAGGAGGATTTGGGTAGGACCAGGATTGTGCTTAGTAAAGGGGAAAACATACTGGGTAGGGCTGAGGGTCACGGAGCTGGCGGTGCACGGGGCTGAGCAGGTTGAGGGATGCTTGTGCATGGCTCCGTACCTCCTGTAAGCTGGGCAGCTCCTCACATACCTGCGGGATGGAGAGACATCGTAGCATCCATAcgcagtgccagcacctcaaGATTGgacagcacagggatgtgggACAACGAGCTGGTGGTTGTGGTGACACCACCTCAGCTTTTCTAACATCACAGGGGCAGGGGTATCTCAAACTCTGGTGACTGATTCAAGGCCACCACCCTACCTAGGCCCTCACACAACAAGGGAAGGACACCTCATTGTGACATGgacccaccaccaccaccatgagCCCCTCCTGACCCAAACCCATCATGGAGAAAGATAGAGCTGCCTCTAACCTGTCCATCTCTCAAGTACATGTGATGGAGGGGCTCCACAGCACTCGGCCTGACTTTGGTGGcctctcctcttcttcccaGGATGTGGACCACCAGTTCCTGCCCCACGCTCGGTGAGGGCTCGTTCTCCAGGGCCATGAGGTCCATGAAGGGACGACCTGTAGGGATGAAGGGTCAGGTGCCAGCAGGTGACACTAGTGACAGGATTATGGAGCGGGGAGAAGAGTTGGCCAACGAGACAGGAGTTTTCCAACACAGTGGGGCTCACCAGCAGCATCGTAGAGCCGATATATTGCTTTAATCCCTGGGATAGTcatcttctcctcctcctctgtgaACTTCAGGCACGGGGAGCCATTAACCTCCACCAGCTGTGGAAAAAGAAGTGATGGGGatcaagaaaagggtagatgtggcatTTAGGGACATGGTTAATGGACAAGGTGGTGATGGTTTGACAGATGAACttgatcctagaggtctttcccaatcTTCTATGACTCTATACCAGCTCATACTGGTGTGGGAGACCATGCAGAGCTCTGGTCAGATTCAAAATTAATAagtaaatcattaaaaataaaaccacagccTCAAACCATCCCCAAGCCAagtggggcagagctgccactcCTACCTTGTAAACACAGCCCAGCGACGGCTGAAGGGGACACGTCACCAGGTTTGTCCCCACGCCAACCATGTCAATCTCACTCCCCTGGTGTAGCAGAGAAGACAATGACCATCaacagccttttatttttttaaggctCATGCTAAAACCAGAGCCATGGGGCAGGTCAGGGGTTGCTTTGCCCTGAGGTGCCTCTTGGTGTCCGTCTATCCATCCCACCCACTCATTCCAGGTGGAAACTCTTTTCTGTTCCCACCCAGGAAAGGCTGAGTCACATTTGAAAGTGACCATCACATTTATCTTTCCATTGCTCCAGCTCCAACTTCACCTCTCGGTTGAATTCCTCCAAGCTCTGTTCATTGATGTCATTGCTCACAGCTATGGGGATGCTCCCAAACCAGGGAACCtggaagctggaaaagaaagagaaaagcaggagaatGAGCAGGAAAGCAGTCCCAGGTTTAGGGGCTCTGAGAGCCAACGAGCACCCCACAGAACAGTGAGGGCTCCCACTCTAACAGACAGAGGCAGGACACTCAAATGTGTGGGTACCCGGGGCGGAGAAGCAGGGGATGCTCTCCGGATGTCTGCAGGACTCACTGAGCACCGCAGGCTCGTAGCACCCTCCGGGTCTCTTTGGACTGTTGGATGAGGTCCCCACTATCCAGGCGTACCCCAATGGCGCGGTACCCCAACTGGTGTAGGGCCAATGCTACAGCACAGAAATTGGGTAGACCGCTCCTGACAGGGGCAGGGAGAAGAATTAGTGTCCATGTCCTGCACCAGGTGACAATGAAAGATGAggacacagcaaaaaaaaagccacctcATGACGCAGTAGGTGTCCAGAAGCCCCTGGAAGTCTTGTGGAAAGGCGACGGCGTAGGACACGAAGGCAGCCAGCTCACCGCAGTTGGGTTTGTCAGTGGAGATCCCCAGCAGCTCACACACCTTCTGCAGCCATGACTCGGCCAGGGATGGGAGATCCATGGGCTCCCCACCTGCCAGCGGTGACAGGACCTGTTTGGAGACATCAGTGATGGCACTGAATCAATCACGTTGGCTTCAGTGGGTGAAATGAGTTCTAACGTGGGTCTCGTGCACCCCATACCATGTGCAACCCCTTTCCCCTCCCTATTGGGACATCTAAGCCTACAGCCACACCTGGTATGTCCCATCCCCGCAGTCTtatcccatccctgtcccatcTCCCAGCACTCACTCTGGGCTTCACTTCCTCCAGCGACCTGAAGGACATGATGAAGGAATGGGCGACTGTGCCGCGCACTGGGATGCCATAGAGCTTCCCTGCCAGGATGTTGCTGGTGCAGTCAAAGCCTGGGAGGAGGGATGAGGGGTGACAACATGACCACAATACTGCATGGGTATGTGGGACAGCACTCACCTCCAATATAGGAATACTTGGAGGCAGAAAGTCCACCATCCGGACCCTGGGCACGACGTAGACCCAACTCCATCAGCTTCATCTCCGGGCCAGCAAGAAGGCGGAATCGAGCGGCGTTGGTGGCCACCAGGCTGGAAGGGCCAAGTCAAACCAAGTCATGTTGGCAACAAACGGCACCATCATTTGCTTGGGGACCACCACAGCTCAGTCACAGCCAAGATGCAGGGCCAAGAGTCGGTACAACATTGGGAATGACAAAGAGGACCGTGGTTTGCTTGGAGAACAACTCCACTTGGATACAGGGACAACAGCTGGTCCAGCAGAGATGGACAGATTCCCCTGTAGAGCCCCAAAAAGGCTGTAGGATCCCCTACCTGGCATAGCTGACCAAGCACAGCAAGGTGGtctccagcagctgcaccaCCAGCAGCGGTCCCTTCACCTGTAGGAGCGGgacctgcagggacagcacagtgACAACCCCACATCCACACacaccagggatggggacatggggacgCTTGGCCGTGTGTCTCACCCTGGAGAAGACAACGGAGCCTTCAGGCACAGACGTGACCGTCACCTCAGAGGCATCCACGGTGCAGAGGTAATCAAAGAAGGCATCCTCTGTTGTGCTGGGCAGCACCGAGCGCAAGTAGGCGATGTCTGCAGGGATGTCAGATCGTGGCTCTGTCCCCTGTAGGGCATCAGCCCCCCAAGGGACTCCTCCAATGTTCCTTTGGTCCCCAAGGTCCTCTGAGAGAACCCCAAGTACAACTAAGGGGTCTAGTGGTCCCTCTGAGGGATGTTCCTTTCCCCATCAGATCCATCTAAGGGACATTTCCATGTCCCCTACATCAAGGGCTCAGTTCTGCCTCAGAGAGATCTTTGTGTCCCATAGATCTTCCTTGTCCCTCTAAGAGATGCCCCCCACAATCCATCTGGGGACTCAGATCTCTTTGATGGCACATctctgccccccccaccccaggctCCCAACCCTTAGGACCTTCTGAGGGACATCCTTGTGCCCCACAGGTCCTCCAGAGAGATGTCCCCACATCATCTAGTTCCTTTTAAGGACTCAGATCCCTCTGAGGAGTCCCCTGTCCTTCCAAGggacatccccatgtccccatgatCCTTCTGAGCCCTGTGCCCCCATCCAAATCCTTTTAGGGAGTTCCCTGTCCCTTTAAGGGACATACCAGCATCACCACCCCAAACCTCTGTCTCTCAAGCCCCTCTGAAGCCCACCCCTTGTCCTCCCCATGTTCATCTGAGGGACATCCCTGTGTCCCCTGGGTCCTAATGAAGACACTCCAGTTCTTCCAAAGGGATGTCCCCATGTCACCTAAGTCCCTTTGAGGACTCCAGTGTCCCTCTGAGGGATGTCCCTGTCCCTCAAATCCCCCCGAGGGCTGCCCCAGTGCCCCACAGGTCTCTCTATTGAGTCCCCTGTCCCTCTTAGAgatgtccccatgtcccatatGAGCACTCAGATCCCTCTGAGGGATGTCCCTGCCCCCCTTTGAGGAGTCCCCTGTCCTTCTAAGGGCCGTCCCTATGCCCCAAGGCAAATCCTTGTCCTTGCTACGACGGATCTCCCCGCGTCCCTTCCGTCCTAATACCGAGTCTCCAGACCCTCTAAAAGGGACGTCCCCACTCCCCCACGTCCAGTCCTCGCACTCGGGATATCCCCGTCCCCAATCCAAGCCCTAATGACGAACCCCCTTAAGGAACATATCCACGTAGTCCCACCGACCCACCCGCAGCCGAGAAACGAAGAGCCCCGAGGCTACGCAAGGCTTGACCCAACCCTGCGCCCACCACGAAGGCTGCACCGAAGGGTTCCCGACGGAAGAAGAGCTCAGCGGCCGCGGGGTCCCGGTGCCTCCCGGTCCTCCATAGAGCGTACGCCATCGTGAGGTGGTAGAGATCAGCCAGGGGAGCCATCGggaggagctgggaagggagaaagcGGAGCAACATGGGAGAGGGGCGGGGATGTGGGGACGTGGGGACACCTGGTGGGCGgatggggtatatggggtggcTTGGAGTGAGAAcgggagaaggggaggggggtgagTTGGGGATAGACGGCACTTGGTGGGTCCGAGGGGACATTGGGGGTAGGGGAGCAGTTGGTGGCATAGGGGGGACGTGGTGGGTTTAGGGGGGAGAGGGATGTTTGGGGATGGGGGCACTCAGTGGCTTTGGGGGGACATAGGGGGCACTTGGTGGCTTGGGAGGGGACACGGGGTCCATTTGGCTTAGGGAGGTGGATGGGGTGGCCCTGGGAGGACAGATGTAAGACAAATAGGGGCAGTAGGGAGAAGGAGGTGATggtccccctctactcagctcttatgaggccccatctgttcTGTATCCAGGTCTGGGACCTGCAGTGTAGAAAGGATGTGGAGGTCTTAGTGGCCCAATctaagatgatcagggggctggagcacctctcctatgaggaaaggttgagggaactgggcttgtttagcttagagaaggctggatggaagctgcagcagctcacagcgCCTCCCACTTGCAGCTGGACCTTGGACTTTGGCACCGCGACGCCCCATTAGCGTCACCTCCCCTTACTGCAGAGGCCGGACTAAGCACAGGCCGGGATCCTCACAAAGCAAAGGAGCTGCTAAAGTGTATCACAAGGAAACACACAAGtatccttcttccttcttgttcAGGTCTTTTATGAACAGGGGAAACAGCCTGACATCTTACAACGTATCACTGCAGGGCAGATACACTGAACAGAGAAAGCCATCACCATCAGATCCGCACTCCTTGATCTCTTTTTATTAGTTACAGTATATCAGGGAGGATGGGTTTCGCTTCTAGATCTTGTTGAAAGCAGCGATGTCGACGCTTTGCACCTGCAACACAATAAGAGCAGCGGTGAGGGGTCAGCGAGGTTGCCTTCAGCGCTCACATCACATCGAGGTTGATTTTTTGCAGCACGCACTTGGTTCTGCTCATAATAGATGGAGCATTGCATAGGCCTAAGGCCAGCTGCGCTGATATCCACCCTCAAGGGTGATAACAGGACACTGGTGTGTTAACTACTGCATCAATCTTCATGTAGCTTCCTTCAGGTCATCCTTTCTACCCTTCCATTGCATTGGAGGTTGAATGGGGATGGAGGCACCTCCAGCACCAAGGTTAAAAAGCCCATGTAACTCCCACCTTGGTTCTGCCCATATTGAGCCTATAAGCAGGAGTTGCTCCAAATGGGCTGGATGAGGAGCAGAAAGACCCCAAAACGGCTTCTATACCAGCTCAATACTTACATAGTCCTCGAACTTGGTGATCTCCTCCTCCAAGATGTCAGTCCCGACTTTGTCGTCCTCCACTACGCATTGGATCTGGAGTTTCTTAATGCCGTAACCTACTGGGACCAGCTTAGAGGCTCCCCACACGAGCCCATCCATTTGGACAGACCTCACACACTCTTCCATCTTGGCCATGTCAGTCTCATCATCCCACTGCAAGGGCAGGGAGAAGGAATTTAATCACCCTTGTTTGGAAACACGCAGGTCAA
The window above is part of the Coturnix japonica isolate 7356 chromosome 2, Coturnix japonica 2.1, whole genome shotgun sequence genome. Proteins encoded here:
- the NAPRT gene encoding nicotinate phosphoribosyltransferase; the encoded protein is MSPRTHQVPSIPNSPPSPSPVLTPSHPIYPIRPPGVPTSPHPRPSPMLLRFLPSQLLPMAPLADLYHLTMAYALWRTGRHRDPAAAELFFRREPFGAAFVVGAGLGQALRSLGALRFSAADIAYLRSVLPSTTEDAFFDYLCTVDASEVTVTSVPEGSVVFSRVPLLQVKGPLLVVQLLETTLLCLVSYASLVATNAARFRLLAGPEMKLMELGLRRAQGPDGGLSASKYSYIGGFDCTSNILAGKLYGIPVRGTVAHSFIMSFRSLEEVKPRVLSPLAGGEPMDLPSLAESWLQKVCELLGISTDKPNCGELAAFVSYAVAFPQDFQGLLDTYCVMRSGLPNFCAVALALHQLGYRAIGVRLDSGDLIQQSKETRRVLRACGAHFQVPWFGSIPIAVSNDINEQSLEEFNREGSEIDMVGVGTNLVTCPLQPSLGCVYKLVEVNGSPCLKFTEEEEKMTIPGIKAIYRLYDAAGRPFMDLMALENEPSPSVGQELVVHILGRRGEATKVRPSAVEPLHHMYLRDGQVCEELPSLQEVRSHAQASLNLLSPVHRQLRDPQPYPVALTEKLQLLLTELQHASQ